From Pseudomonas sp. stari2, a single genomic window includes:
- a CDS encoding cyanate transporter, which translates to MENVRATARPAVWLMLGIVLVALNLRPSMAAVGPLLSAIRGDIPLSFSLASLLTMLPVMAMGLAMFFGIGISQRLGERRTVVLSLLIIGLATLSRLFLDSAAQLIVSAVLAGIGIALIQALMPALIKSRFPDNVALCMGLYVTSIMGGAALAASFAPQVMLGTGSWRAGLAIWAALALLALFFWLAQRDDVPSITTAVKKEAFFTHSRAWLLAIFFGLGTASYTCVLAWLAPYYVENGWSEQNAGLLLGFLTAMEVISGLVVPAIANRSRDRRWVLGALLALIIAGFCGLILSPQLLSLLWPCLLGLGIGGLFPMSLIVSLDHLDNPQRAGALTAFVQGIGYLIAGLSPLLAGMIRDQLGSFEWAWWSLTAVMALMLLIVGHFDPRRYARHFR; encoded by the coding sequence ATGGAAAACGTTCGCGCCACTGCCCGCCCCGCCGTCTGGCTGATGCTTGGCATCGTCCTTGTCGCTCTTAACCTGCGCCCGTCGATGGCCGCCGTCGGGCCTTTGCTGTCGGCGATTCGCGGCGACATACCGTTGAGCTTCAGCCTCGCCTCGCTGCTGACCATGCTGCCGGTGATGGCCATGGGGCTGGCGATGTTTTTCGGGATCGGCATCAGCCAGCGTCTGGGGGAACGGCGCACGGTGGTGCTGTCGTTGCTGATCATCGGACTGGCAACGCTGTCGCGGCTGTTTCTCGACTCGGCGGCGCAGCTGATCGTCAGCGCCGTCCTTGCCGGGATCGGCATCGCGCTGATTCAAGCGTTAATGCCGGCCCTGATCAAGTCGAGATTTCCCGACAACGTGGCGTTGTGCATGGGGCTGTATGTCACATCGATCATGGGCGGTGCCGCGCTGGCCGCTTCGTTCGCGCCTCAGGTGATGCTTGGTACCGGCAGCTGGCGGGCGGGGCTGGCGATCTGGGCGGCACTGGCGTTGCTCGCCTTGTTTTTCTGGCTGGCACAACGCGATGACGTACCCTCCATCACCACCGCCGTGAAGAAGGAGGCCTTCTTCACCCATTCCCGCGCCTGGCTGCTCGCCATCTTCTTCGGTCTGGGGACAGCGTCCTACACCTGCGTACTCGCGTGGCTGGCTCCGTACTACGTGGAAAACGGCTGGAGCGAACAGAACGCCGGTCTGCTGTTGGGTTTTCTGACGGCCATGGAGGTGATTTCCGGTCTGGTGGTTCCCGCTATCGCCAACCGCAGCCGTGACCGACGTTGGGTACTGGGCGCCCTGCTGGCGCTGATCATCGCCGGGTTCTGCGGCTTGATCCTCAGCCCACAACTTCTGAGCCTGTTGTGGCCGTGCCTGCTGGGCCTGGGAATTGGCGGGCTGTTCCCGATGAGCCTGATCGTCTCCCTCGATCACCTCGACAATCCGCAGCGCGCCGGCGCTCTGACCGCTTTTGTGCAAGGGATCGGTTATCTGATTGCGGGCCTTTCACCCCTGCTGGCCGGGATGATCCGCGATCAACTGGGCAGCTTCGAATGGGCCTGGTGGTCGCTGACAGCTGTCATGGCGCTCATGCTGTTGATCGTGGGGCACTTCGACCCTCGGCGTTACGCCCGGCACTTTCGCTGA
- a CDS encoding phosphoethanolamine transferase, protein MLKLKAVRPEWVTLFASAFLLIGFNFVLWQHLLEITGAGGITMGIAFGVMIFAAYNIVLTLLAFRPVLKPVLAALFLISAGVAYFMSQYGVMIDAGMFRNFAETNATEVRDLLSLKLFAYMLFLGVLPSWLLWKLPVEYRRWHRELLSKVVVCAASVAVIGGVALVNYQGLSSLFRNHHELRLMLVPSNYIGASAGYLREQVVSARQPFIKIGEDAQRNPALQNRPRKSLTVLVVGESARAENFGILGYGRDTTPKLDKEAGLIAFTDVHSCGTETAVSVPCMFSNMGRKDYDASKAKNEEGLLDVLKRAGIDVIWRDNQSGCKGTCDRVTLQDVSNLKDPALCANSECRDEILLQGLQSFIDHLDKDTVLVLHQMGSHGPEYFKRYPKEYEHFTPVCESNALNNCSRESIVNGYDNTLVYTDHVLSSLIDVLRSNQEKVDTAMLYLSDHGESLGEYNLFLHGTPYMLAPEQQKHVAMLAWFSDSYQKSYSVDTHCLQLSRDKPLSQDNLFHSMLGLLEVQSKVYQHDLDLFAGCRGAVIDGVLAKD, encoded by the coding sequence ATGTTGAAGTTAAAAGCCGTGCGCCCGGAATGGGTGACGTTGTTTGCCAGCGCCTTTCTTTTGATCGGATTCAATTTCGTACTTTGGCAACATCTCCTCGAGATTACCGGTGCCGGCGGCATCACCATGGGCATTGCGTTCGGGGTGATGATCTTCGCGGCATACAACATCGTGCTGACCCTTCTGGCGTTTCGCCCGGTATTGAAACCGGTGTTGGCGGCGCTGTTTCTGATCAGTGCCGGTGTGGCTTATTTCATGAGTCAGTATGGCGTGATGATTGACGCCGGCATGTTTCGCAACTTCGCTGAAACCAATGCCACCGAAGTTCGTGATCTGCTGTCATTGAAGTTGTTCGCCTATATGTTGTTTTTGGGCGTATTGCCGTCGTGGTTGTTGTGGAAGTTGCCCGTTGAATATCGTCGCTGGCACCGAGAGTTATTAAGCAAAGTTGTGGTGTGTGCAGCATCGGTCGCCGTGATTGGCGGCGTGGCGCTGGTCAACTATCAGGGCTTGTCTTCGCTGTTTCGCAACCACCACGAATTGCGCCTGATGTTGGTGCCGAGCAATTACATCGGCGCGTCGGCCGGCTATCTGCGGGAACAGGTGGTTTCCGCCCGGCAACCGTTCATCAAGATCGGTGAAGACGCCCAGCGTAACCCCGCACTGCAAAACCGTCCGCGCAAGTCGCTGACCGTGCTGGTGGTGGGCGAAAGTGCCCGGGCGGAGAACTTCGGCATCCTCGGTTACGGCCGTGATACGACGCCGAAACTGGACAAGGAAGCAGGTTTGATCGCCTTCACTGACGTGCATTCCTGCGGCACGGAAACGGCCGTGTCGGTGCCGTGCATGTTCTCCAACATGGGCCGCAAGGATTACGACGCCAGCAAGGCGAAGAATGAAGAAGGGCTGCTGGACGTGCTCAAACGCGCCGGCATCGATGTGATCTGGCGCGACAACCAGTCGGGTTGCAAAGGCACCTGCGATCGCGTCACCCTGCAGGATGTGAGTAATCTGAAAGACCCGGCACTTTGCGCCAACAGCGAATGCCGTGACGAAATCCTCCTGCAAGGCCTGCAGAGTTTCATTGATCACCTGGACAAGGACACCGTGCTGGTGCTGCACCAGATGGGCAGCCACGGCCCGGAATACTTCAAGCGTTATCCCAAGGAATACGAGCACTTCACGCCAGTGTGTGAAAGCAACGCGCTGAACAATTGCAGCCGCGAGAGCATCGTCAACGGTTACGACAATACGCTGGTGTACACCGACCATGTGCTGTCGAGCCTGATCGATGTGTTGCGCAGCAATCAGGAGAAAGTCGATACCGCCATGCTGTACCTCTCCGATCACGGCGAGTCCCTGGGCGAGTACAACCTGTTCCTGCACGGCACGCCATACATGCTGGCGCCGGAACAACAGAAACATGTGGCGATGCTGGCGTGGTTCTCTGACAGCTATCAGAAGTCCTATTCGGTCGACACCCATTGCCTGCAATTGAGCCGCGACAAACCGTTGAGCCAGGACAACCTGTTCCATTCGATGCTCGGTCTGCTGGAAGTGCAGAGCAAGGTCTATCAGCACGATCTGGATCTGTTTGCCGGTTGCCGTGGTGCGGTCATCGACGGCGTATTGGCCAAGGACTGA
- the rnd gene encoding ribonuclease D: protein MAIDIHWIRDNDSLAQFCAEWQQLPFVALDTEFMRVDTFYPIAGLLQVGDGKRAYLIDPLTIDAWQPLAALLENPAVLKVLHACSEDLEVLLRLTGSLPAPLFDTQLAAAYLNLGFSMGYSRLVQEVLGIELPKGETRSDWLQRPLSDTQISYAAEDAVHLAEVFVQLRPKLSDDKFSWVLEDGAELVANLRRETDPYEVYREAKLAWKLSRAQLAVLRELCAWREREARARDLPRNRIVREHSLWPLARTQPDNLSALGKIEDMHPRTVRQDGEFLLDLIKRSGSVGPDQWPPAVPEPLPIEAAALIKQLRALGQAEAERLGIAPELMLRKKTLEALVKSGFPEGPYQLPDSLRGWRRELMGQKLLDSLATAGEQP, encoded by the coding sequence GTGGCCATCGATATTCACTGGATTCGCGACAACGATAGCCTCGCGCAGTTTTGCGCCGAGTGGCAGCAGCTGCCTTTCGTTGCCCTCGACACCGAATTCATGCGGGTCGACACCTTCTACCCGATTGCCGGTCTGTTGCAGGTCGGCGACGGCAAACGCGCCTATCTGATCGACCCGCTGACCATTGACGCCTGGCAACCGCTGGCGGCGTTGCTGGAAAACCCGGCGGTGCTCAAAGTTCTGCACGCCTGCAGCGAAGACCTCGAAGTCCTGCTGCGCCTGACCGGCAGCCTGCCGGCGCCGCTGTTCGACACGCAACTGGCTGCGGCCTACCTGAACCTCGGGTTCTCGATGGGCTATTCGCGTCTGGTGCAGGAAGTGCTTGGCATCGAACTGCCGAAGGGCGAAACCCGTTCCGACTGGTTGCAGCGTCCGTTGTCCGACACGCAAATCAGCTATGCCGCCGAAGACGCCGTGCATCTTGCGGAAGTTTTCGTACAACTGCGTCCGAAACTGTCTGACGACAAATTTTCCTGGGTGCTGGAGGACGGCGCCGAACTGGTCGCCAACCTGCGTCGCGAGACCGATCCGTACGAGGTGTATCGCGAGGCGAAACTGGCGTGGAAACTGTCCCGCGCACAACTCGCTGTTCTGCGCGAACTGTGCGCCTGGCGTGAGCGCGAGGCCCGTGCCCGCGACCTGCCGCGCAACCGTATCGTCCGTGAGCATTCGTTGTGGCCGCTGGCCCGCACGCAACCGGACAACCTCAGCGCGCTGGGCAAGATCGAAGACATGCACCCGCGTACCGTGCGTCAGGACGGCGAGTTTCTGCTTGATCTGATCAAGCGCTCTGGCAGTGTGGGGCCTGATCAGTGGCCGCCAGCCGTGCCGGAGCCGCTGCCGATCGAAGCTGCCGCGCTGATCAAGCAACTGCGCGCCTTGGGCCAGGCCGAGGCCGAACGCCTGGGCATCGCACCGGAACTGATGCTGCGCAAGAAAACCCTCGAAGCGCTGGTCAAAAGCGGCTTCCCCGAGGGCCCTTACCAATTGCCTGATTCGCTGCGTGGCTGGCGCCGCGAATTGATGGGCCAGAAGCTGCTCGACAGCCTGGCCACTGCCGGAGAACAGCCATGA
- a CDS encoding YcgL domain-containing protein encodes MKRICSIYQSSKKSGMYLYVLKSDALERVPEGLMAAFGKAKHSFDLVLTPERKLASEDIAVVLENLDKQGYHLQMPPAEEEYIEHLPEELLRRNDPV; translated from the coding sequence ATGAAACGTATTTGCTCCATTTACCAAAGTTCGAAGAAAAGCGGCATGTACCTTTACGTGCTCAAAAGCGATGCCCTGGAGCGTGTGCCGGAAGGCCTGATGGCGGCGTTCGGCAAGGCGAAGCATTCCTTCGATCTGGTGCTGACCCCCGAGCGCAAGCTGGCCAGCGAAGACATCGCCGTCGTCCTGGAGAACCTCGACAAGCAGGGCTATCACCTGCAGATGCCGCCGGCCGAGGAAGAGTACATCGAGCACTTGCCGGAAGAGTTGCTGCGACGCAACGACCCGGTCTGA
- a CDS encoding D-2-hydroxyacid dehydrogenase, which yields MRVLIAEHDHAIYARLLRQAAPELEVLTSGDSAELARQAVDCPVWLGQPDLLATLLRQGHQPQWLQSTWAGITPLLADGLRRDYRLTRAVGIFGQVMAEYVLTYMLGHEREVLARLVSQVERKWDNRTGQSLVGRKVLIVGTGDIGQSVAQFLRPFGVELYGIASSAREQAPFVEVGSMADLPRLVGEVDYVVNLLPNTEHTHDIYDAALFKQFKPTGLFINAGRGVAVVDADLVEALKEGHLAGAVIDVCRQEPLPQRHPFWTAWGLLLTGHSSAPTSPPMMVQLFLDNLRAYQAGEALRGEVDFARGY from the coding sequence ATGCGCGTTCTGATTGCTGAACACGACCACGCGATATACGCCCGACTGCTGCGTCAGGCGGCCCCGGAGCTTGAAGTGCTGACCAGCGGTGACTCCGCCGAACTGGCTCGCCAGGCCGTCGATTGCCCGGTGTGGCTGGGGCAGCCGGATCTGCTGGCGACCCTGCTGCGTCAAGGCCACCAGCCACAATGGCTGCAATCGACCTGGGCCGGCATCACGCCGCTGCTGGCCGACGGCCTGCGCCGGGATTACCGCCTGACCCGGGCGGTCGGCATTTTCGGGCAGGTGATGGCCGAGTACGTGCTGACCTACATGCTCGGTCACGAGCGCGAAGTGCTGGCCCGGCTGGTGAGCCAGGTCGAGCGCAAGTGGGACAATCGCACCGGTCAGAGCCTGGTCGGGCGCAAGGTGCTGATCGTCGGCACCGGTGACATTGGCCAGAGCGTCGCGCAGTTTCTGCGGCCATTCGGCGTTGAGTTGTACGGCATCGCCAGCAGCGCCCGGGAGCAGGCGCCGTTTGTCGAAGTCGGTTCGATGGCGGACCTGCCACGGCTGGTGGGCGAAGTGGATTACGTGGTCAATCTGCTGCCCAACACCGAGCACACCCACGACATCTACGACGCGGCGCTGTTCAAGCAATTCAAGCCGACCGGATTGTTCATCAACGCCGGGCGCGGTGTGGCGGTAGTCGATGCGGATCTGGTGGAAGCGCTGAAGGAAGGCCATCTGGCCGGCGCGGTGATCGACGTCTGCCGCCAGGAACCACTGCCGCAACGTCATCCGTTCTGGACCGCCTGGGGTTTGCTGTTGACCGGGCACAGCTCGGCACCGACGTCGCCGCCGATGATGGTGCAGTTGTTTCTGGATAATTTGCGGGCGTATCAGGCGGGCGAAGCGTTGCGTGGGGAAGTGGATTTCGCGCGCGGTTACTGA
- a CDS encoding nitroreductase family protein translates to MSANPRVAEYAIHPQFTDRWSPRAFTGEAISEETLLSFFEAARWAPSAYNSQPWRFLYARRDTPNWERYLGLLNEFNRSWAQHASALVIVISKTTFTAPGATEETPALWHTFDTGSAWGHLALQASLSGWHTHGMAGFDQELTRKELNIPQGYALHAAVAVGKLGDKATLADYLQARETPSPRRPLSELAAEGDFTL, encoded by the coding sequence ATGAGTGCCAACCCTCGCGTTGCCGAATACGCCATTCACCCGCAGTTCACCGATCGCTGGTCGCCCCGCGCCTTTACCGGCGAAGCGATTTCCGAGGAAACCCTGCTGAGCTTTTTCGAAGCCGCGCGCTGGGCGCCGTCGGCGTACAACTCGCAGCCGTGGCGTTTTCTCTACGCCCGTCGCGACACGCCGAACTGGGAGCGTTATCTGGGCCTGCTCAACGAATTCAACCGCAGCTGGGCACAGCACGCGTCGGCGCTGGTGATCGTGATTTCGAAAACTACCTTCACCGCACCGGGCGCGACCGAAGAAACGCCAGCGCTGTGGCACACCTTTGACACCGGTTCCGCGTGGGGTCATCTGGCGCTGCAAGCGAGCCTCAGCGGCTGGCACACCCACGGCATGGCCGGCTTCGATCAGGAGCTGACCCGTAAAGAGCTGAACATTCCGCAAGGTTATGCGCTGCACGCCGCCGTCGCGGTGGGCAAGCTGGGTGACAAGGCAACCCTGGCGGATTACCTGCAAGCGCGGGAAACGCCGAGCCCGCGTCGTCCGTTGAGCGAGCTGGCGGCTGAAGGCGATTTCACCCTCTAA
- a CDS encoding YcgN family cysteine cluster protein, with the protein MAAKVEPFWKRKTLDQLDHEEWESLCDGCGLCCLQKLEDEEDNSVYYTRIACKLLDLKTCQCSDYPNRIKFVPDCIQLTPGQAEEFKWLPPTCGYRLVSEGKDLPLWHHLVCGDRDAVHHERISQSGRMLAEGSVPEDDWEDHLIFRAG; encoded by the coding sequence ATGGCCGCCAAAGTCGAACCGTTCTGGAAACGCAAAACCCTCGATCAACTGGATCATGAGGAATGGGAATCGCTGTGCGACGGATGTGGCCTGTGCTGCCTGCAGAAGCTCGAGGATGAAGAAGACAACAGCGTCTATTACACGCGTATCGCCTGCAAACTGCTGGATCTGAAAACCTGTCAGTGCAGCGATTACCCGAACCGCATCAAGTTTGTCCCGGACTGCATCCAGCTCACCCCGGGCCAGGCCGAAGAATTCAAATGGCTGCCGCCGACCTGCGGTTATCGACTGGTCAGCGAGGGCAAGGACCTGCCGTTGTGGCATCACCTGGTCTGCGGTGATCGCGACGCCGTGCACCACGAGCGGATTTCCCAGTCCGGGCGCATGCTCGCCGAAGGCAGCGTGCCGGAAGACGATTGGGAAGATCACCTGATTTTCCGGGCCGGATAA